Part of the Nitrospirae bacterium CG2_30_53_67 genome, GGATTGTCCGGTCGAGCCGGACAATGACAAACATATGTAATCCTGATGTGTACCCATAAATTTGTCGCAGACCCGATTGTCCGGGGTGACTTGACAACCCAGCGGTCTCCTGATAAGGTTACATCCTCACAGCTTAGATTAACTAAATATAACCGGCTGGAATAAGCAACATCACGGTGGTCATGGACCCAAGAATTGCTGTATTGATCCCATGTTTTAATGAAGAGGCCGCAATCGAAAAGGTTGTCGGAGATTTCAGGGAGGTCCTGCCCCAGGCGGAAATCTATGTTTACGACAACAACAGCACGGATCATACCGCGGAGGCCGCCCGGAAGGCCGGAGCGTTCGTCAGGCATGAATCACACCAAGGCAAAGGATATGTGGTCCGCCGTATGTTCAGAGAGGTGGATGCGGATATTTACGTCATGGTGGATGGAGACGGCACCTATCCGGCCGATGGTGTCCATTCACTCATCCGGCCGGTTTCTTCGGGCAAGGCGGATATGTGTGTTGGAAGCAGGATAGCAGATAAAAACAGCGAGGCCTTCAGAACATTTCATGTCGCCGGGAACCATCTGGTAAAGAATGTCGTGAACCGGCTATTCGGATCAGATCTGTCCGATATTCTTTCCGGTTACCGCTGTTTCAATCACCATTTTGTGACCTCCATACCTCTGCTGAGCAGGGGGTTTGAGGTCGAAGTGGAAATGACGATCCAGGCGCTGGACAAGGGGCTGGTCATCCAG contains:
- a CDS encoding glycosyl transferase, with translation MDPRIAVLIPCFNEEAAIEKVVGDFREVLPQAEIYVYDNNSTDHTAEAARKAGAFVRHESHQGKGYVVRRMFREVDADIYVMVDGDGTYPADGVHSLIRPVSSGKADMCVGSRIADKNSEAFRTFHVAGNHLVKNVVNRLFGSDLSDILSGYRCFNHHFVTSIPLLSRGFEVEVEMTIQALDKGLVIQEIELPYRERPSGSSSKLRTFRDGFLVLLTIFNIFKDYKPLAFFFAVSILLLLLSLVLGWNAFHEFSADGWVIHPAASVAAACLAVFSVVSLVTGILLDTINRRYKELYVLMTRRSPDYKDHLQKSG